In Streptomyces liangshanensis, the DNA window CCAGCGCCTGCCGCGTCTCCATGTTGGCGACCCGGCTCGCGAGCACGTCCTCGTCGGTGATCAGCTGCTCCCGCCACTGGAGCACCGGCTCCAGCGGCACCGCCCCCAGCACCCGGCTGAACCCGATGTCCAGCTCCGCCGCCAGCTTGTTGAGGTCCTGGTCGCACTTGCGCATCCACGCCGACTGGGCCGGCGGCACCTGCGACCAGAGCGCCGACTCGGGGTCCGGCACGGCGGCCCGTACGAACCGGATGTTGCCCCGCAGCCGCTCCTCGTCGTGCCCGCGCGCCACGCCGCCGGCCACGATCCCGCGCGTACCGAACACCAGCCCGGCGGCGGCGATCACGTGCTGTCGCGTCCAGCGGTGGTAGACGAGCCAGCGGGCGTCGACCTGGCTCAACTCCGGCCGGGAGGTGGCGTCGAGGACCATGTCCGTCGCGTAGCTGCGGCCCGCGCTCAGGTCGACCACGATCAGGTCGAACTCACTGTTGAGCCGCAGGAAGAGGTCCACGCACCGGTTTGTCGCGTCCTTCCCGACGGCGAACTCGCCGCCGCTGCGGTCACCCGGCAGCAGCACGAGAGCGCCCGACCCGGTGGGCCGTTGGCGCAGCACCTCGTGCTCGGTGTCGGCCCACACGTCGATCCGTACCGGCTCGGCGGCCTTGCCCTGGAGGTACGAGTGCAGTCCGCCCCGCTCGATGCCGCGCAGCGCCCCCGGCACGTCGAAGACGGCGGCGGCGGTGGGGGAGCCGAAGTCGAAGTCCAGGTAGCAGACGTCGTCCCCGGCGAGCGCCTTGCGGTAGGCGACGTTGGCGCTGGTGACGGAGCGGCCGGTGCCTCCCTTGTCGGAGGCGGCGAAGACGAGCACCGTTCACACTCCCCGGGAGGCGGTATGTCTGGCCAGGGCCAGGGTGTCCAGTTCCCCGAGCACGTCCAGGGTCAGCGCGACGGCCGTGCCGGGCTGGTCGTCGAGGATGAGCCGGGCGCGGCGCAGTTTGACCTCGACGCTCTTGAGCGCGATGCCGTGGGAGCCGTCGGCGAGCGAGGTGGGTTCCAGTTGCTCGTTGCCGAGGAGGTGGGTGGCCTCGCTGAGTAAGGCGGCGGCGAGGGTGGCGAGTTCGGAGCTGCGGATCGGCGGCTGGGTGTAGAGCTGGCGCGCGGCGACCATGCACTCGGTGACACGCTCGGTGATGTTCCACGACAACGGCGCCTCGTAGGGCGGCGCTTCGGGGTACACGGCCTGGATGTGGTCCCAGAGGCCGGCGCCCTCGCCGGTCCTGATCCGGCGGGTCCAGACATGGTCGAAGATCCGCTCGGCGAGGCGGAGCAGCCGGTCGTGGGCCGATATGTTCCGGGACAGCGCGCAGAGTTGGATGCTGCGCTTGAGCAACTGCGCCGAGAAGTCGCCCATCGTCCACTCCATGGGCGGCCCGATGCGCTGGCTCCCCTGGAGCGGCAGCCGCACGCCGGGCTGGTGCAGCCCGATGGC includes these proteins:
- a CDS encoding SCO2523 family variant P-loop protein; its protein translation is MLVFAASDKGGTGRSVTSANVAYRKALAGDDVCYLDFDFGSPTAAAVFDVPGALRGIERGGLHSYLQGKAAEPVRIDVWADTEHEVLRQRPTGSGALVLLPGDRSGGEFAVGKDATNRCVDLFLRLNSEFDLIVVDLSAGRSYATDMVLDATSRPELSQVDARWLVYHRWTRQHVIAAAGLVFGTRGIVAGGVARGHDEERLRGNIRFVRAAVPDPESALWSQVPPAQSAWMRKCDQDLNKLAAELDIGFSRVLGAVPLEPVLQWREQLITDEDVLASRVANMETRQALEDLAARLTDDDAWGQT